A segment of the Ignavibacteriota bacterium genome:
ACGGCATGAACTTGAATACAATTTACAGTTGTTGTCGGTTGTCGGTTGTTCAGTTGATGGCTTACATATTCAACCATCATTAATCGTACATCCTGAATCAACGAATCGAGTCAACAACATTCTTGAGCGACTTGGAATTCAACCCGAAGAGAGAGTCGTTGTGCTTCATCCGGGAAGCGGCGGTTCTGCGCGGGATTGGAGCGCGAAAAAGTTTGGCGAGTTGGCTCAGCGACTCGGAAACATTCCGAATGTTCGTGTGGTTATTACAGGAAAGAAAAATGAAGAGCAACTTGTGAATACAGTGATGAATTTAGCCGGTACGAATGCAGTTCCGCTCATCAATTTTGAATCGTTGCGTGATTTTGCCGCGATAGCAAAACGTGCGACGTTGTTTGTCGCCAACTCAACGGGACCGATTCATATTGCGGCGGCAGTCGGAACGTATGTGATTGGATTGTATCCACAAATAACGGCACTCAGCGCTGCGCGATGGAGTCCATACACGAATGCAAAAACAATTTTTTCTCCGGATGGAAAACCGGCAGATTGTAAAAAATGTCTTCAAGCAACAACGTGTGAGTGTATGGAGACGATTTCAGTTGAAGATGTGTATCAGAAAGTAAAAAGAGTTTTAGGGAAAAGTTAAAAATGAAAAGTGAAAAATTAAAAGTTCTTTTGTTGTGTTTGATATTTCTGTTTGTTTTGCAATCATTTGCACAAGAGCAGAAGGATTCACTCAACGCTATTTCATCGGACACGCTTCGGAAGATACCGAACAAGGCGTTCGCCGCAGGTGAAATTCTGAAATTTGATGTGAACTATGGATTTGTCACAGCGGGTGAAGCTGTCATCAAAATATCGGATGTCATGCACAACGGACGTAAGTGTTTCAAGGTGGATTTTGAGGTTGACTCAAAGCCGTTCTTTGATTGGATTTACAAAGTGCGTGACCGTTACTCTACAATCATTGATGCGGAGGGATTGTTCCCTTGGAGATTTGAACAGCACATTCGCGAAGGCGGGTACACGAGAGATTTCATTGCAGACTTTGACCAAGTTCATCACTTCGCACACACAACGGAAGGAAGCCACCCGATTCCGCCGTATGTTCATGATATGCTCTCTGCGTTTTTCTTTGCTCGTGTCGTTGACTTTTCAAACTACAAGCCGGGAGAAAAACTTCGCCTGCAAAATTTTTATAAAGATTCTACCTACGAACTCGATGTGAAGTATAAAGGGAAACAGGAAATTGAAGTTGAGGCGGGAACATTTAATTGCATCGTGGTTGAACCGTTGGCGCGTGAAGGCGGACTGTTCAAAAGCGAAGGAAAGGTGAACGTGTGGCTGACTGATGATGAACGAAGAATTCCGGTTCAGGTCAGTACGAAAGTAATCATCGGTTCGATTGATGCCGAGTTGATTGAGTACAGCGGCATCAACGGTCCGATTCCATCAAAGATTGATGATTGAGGAACATACGAATGGCATATCAACAAATTGATTTGAAGAAAGTCAAGACAATTTCAATCAAAAGCAGGAAGAGTAAAGTCAAGGCAAACCAGTTTGCTCACGTGTTCGACCCGAAGCAACAATCGTTTGATGATTTTGTTCGGTCGTTGCCGCACATTCTCGTTGCAGAAGATTTGAGAAAGTTTGTAGATGATGTTGAAAAATCGGTGAAGCGAAAGAAACCGGTTGTTGTCATGCTCGGAGCACACGTGATTAAAGTCGGATTGAATCCGTTGTTGATAGATTTGCTCGAACGGAAAATCATTTCCGCCGTTGCGATGAACAGCGCGGCGGCAATCCATGATGTCGAAACGGCGATGTGGGGAACGACTTCGGAAGATGTCGAGGAAACTATTGTTGACGGAACATTCGGTATGTCGAAGGAAACAGGTGAGTTCATTAACGGCGTTCTCACAAATGCTTCGAGGAAAAGTACAATCGGATATGGAGAAGCATTAGGAAAGAAATTGCTCAAATCTCGAAACTCGAAACTCAGCATTCTCGCTTCCTGTTACCGACTTCAAATCCCTGTGACTGTTCACGCGGCAATCGGAACAGACATTATTCATCAGCAACCGACGATGAACGGAGCGGCAACAGGTGAAATGTCATTTCGGGATTTCAAAGTTCTTTGCAATGTTGTGAAAGATTTGCAAGGCGGCGGAGTTGTCTTGAACATCGGCTCGGCTGTCATTTTGCCGGAAGTATTTTTGAAAGCAATCACTGTTGCACGGAATCTCGGTTACAAAGCGAAGGGGTTTACGACGGCAAACTTTGACATGCTTCAACATTACCGCCCGCGCATGAATGTATTGTTCCGCCCGACAAAAGGCCATGGCAAATCTTATGCTTTTACGGGACATCATGAAATCATGATTCCGCTTCTGTGTGCGATGATAAAAAATCAACTCTCAAACCAACCAATGAACTGAATCTTTCGGTCAGGTTAGATTTGAAAATCTCAGTATATTATCAGGAACTATAAATA
Coding sequences within it:
- a CDS encoding DUF3108 domain-containing protein; the protein is MKSEKLKVLLLCLIFLFVLQSFAQEQKDSLNAISSDTLRKIPNKAFAAGEILKFDVNYGFVTAGEAVIKISDVMHNGRKCFKVDFEVDSKPFFDWIYKVRDRYSTIIDAEGLFPWRFEQHIREGGYTRDFIADFDQVHHFAHTTEGSHPIPPYVHDMLSAFFFARVVDFSNYKPGEKLRLQNFYKDSTYELDVKYKGKQEIEVEAGTFNCIVVEPLAREGGLFKSEGKVNVWLTDDERRIPVQVSTKVIIGSIDAELIEYSGINGPIPSKIDD
- a CDS encoding glycosyltransferase family 9 protein, with the protein product MKQHEQRFLIIRTDRIGDVLLTLPMAQVIKQQFPNAHVAMLIRTYTKELVEDNEFVDQILYYDEDDGVLTPFAQLVSSLRSQKFDVVIHTQPRPRLAWATWFAAIPVRVGTGYRWYSFLFNKKMYEHRKTAQRHELEYNLQLLSVVGCSVDGLHIQPSLIVHPESTNRVNNILERLGIQPEERVVVLHPGSGGSARDWSAKKFGELAQRLGNIPNVRVVITGKKNEEQLVNTVMNLAGTNAVPLINFESLRDFAAIAKRATLFVANSTGPIHIAAAVGTYVIGLYPQITALSAARWSPYTNAKTIFSPDGKPADCKKCLQATTCECMETISVEDVYQKVKRVLGKS